The proteins below are encoded in one region of Candidatus Cloacimonadota bacterium:
- a CDS encoding HNH endonuclease → MTLTIEKLKTLLDYNPDTGGFTWLVPGKGRRKNTVGYVRKDGYRVINILGVPRYAHRIAWALTHGDWPDNTIDHINGDRSDNRISNLRDATCQENIQNIGGPNSNNKSGLLGAYWNASIGRWYSTIGHGHRTKYLGLFSSPSAANTAYLKAKDELHPTHRRLRDAQT, encoded by the coding sequence ATGACGCTGACGATTGAAAAATTGAAAACCTTGTTGGACTACAACCCTGACACCGGCGGTTTTACTTGGCTTGTTCCGGGCAAGGGCAGGAGAAAAAACACCGTAGGTTACGTTCGCAAGGACGGTTATCGGGTCATTAACATTTTGGGCGTTCCGAGATACGCGCACCGCATTGCTTGGGCTTTGACCCACGGTGATTGGCCGGACAACACCATCGACCACATCAACGGTGATCGTAGCGACAACCGAATTTCAAATCTGCGCGACGCCACCTGTCAGGAAAATATACAGAACATCGGGGGTCCAAATAGCAACAACAAATCCGGCTTGCTGGGTGCATATTGGAATGCTTCCATCGGTCGTTGGTATTCAACAATAGGTCATGGACATAGAACAAAGTACCTTGGTTTGTTTAGTTCTCCTTCCGCGGCCAACACCGCTTACCTAAAAGCCAAGGACGAACTTCACCCGACACATAGGAGGCTACGCGATGCTCAAACTTAG
- a CDS encoding VRR-NUC domain-containing protein, which produces MIPIPEDYELQALDTIPIKKPEAKQQARLVAALRRTWGFLHPLDRPIVFHVPNGGGRDPKEACNLRTQGVLAGMPDLIILAPGPFTVFIEMKAEGGRVSPEQRVIHPHIAGLGYVMLVAFSAEEALAQLRKLEWKN; this is translated from the coding sequence ATGATACCTATTCCGGAAGACTACGAGCTTCAGGCGCTGGACACCATCCCGATCAAGAAGCCCGAGGCGAAACAGCAAGCCCGCCTTGTGGCTGCCTTGCGCCGCACGTGGGGCTTTCTGCATCCGCTTGACCGGCCGATCGTGTTTCACGTCCCCAACGGGGGTGGGCGTGACCCTAAAGAAGCCTGTAATCTCCGCACCCAAGGCGTACTGGCCGGGATGCCCGACCTGATCATCCTCGCCCCCGGACCATTCACGGTGTTCATCGAGATGAAAGCCGAAGGCGGTCGGGTGTCTCCGGAGCAGAGGGTCATCCACCCCCACATCGCCGGTCTCGGGTATGTTATGCTCGTGGCCTTCAGTGCCGAAGAGGCGCTCGCCCAACTGAGGAAACTCGAATGGAAGAACTGA
- a CDS encoding GIY-YIG nuclease family protein — protein MAESLASKAKRLGSAEWDGCLVAAEIMHNNPSAMLRMVVYQLTLANGKRYIGSTRRPLVARLAEHLSAAMHPHRNRNHASLIYPALRKHGWAGMRVEVLVERVTVEELVSAEGAFIAIAEPEYNMRIPAGAGGANSRYDDLAKKEMLEMFNAGHRLQAIARHFGCHPTVVGDHLGALGVTKEERMSAGAKSRRVLTDDQEATVLSLVRSGMTVSAAAVCAGVSYVAAKGATKRAQVSTKDAANEARRARFDVDLAIALWRSGLSLKEVGDKFGVSSATVNRYIRKGGVGAEEIANRKGCKL, from the coding sequence ATGGCTGAGTCCCTTGCATCGAAAGCAAAGCGGTTGGGTAGCGCAGAGTGGGATGGCTGTTTGGTTGCGGCTGAGATAATGCACAACAACCCGTCAGCTATGCTACGGATGGTGGTCTATCAACTCACGCTCGCCAACGGCAAACGCTACATCGGATCGACCCGGCGCCCGTTGGTTGCCCGGTTAGCCGAACACTTGTCGGCGGCCATGCACCCTCACCGCAACCGCAACCACGCATCCTTGATCTATCCCGCTTTACGCAAGCATGGATGGGCGGGGATGCGAGTTGAAGTGTTGGTCGAACGTGTCACGGTGGAAGAGTTGGTTTCGGCAGAAGGTGCTTTTATTGCGATCGCCGAGCCTGAGTACAATATGAGAATCCCGGCCGGTGCGGGAGGGGCAAACTCACGCTACGACGACTTGGCGAAGAAGGAAATGTTGGAGATGTTCAATGCCGGCCACCGCCTGCAAGCAATAGCCAGACATTTTGGTTGTCACCCAACCGTGGTCGGCGACCATCTCGGGGCGCTGGGAGTCACCAAAGAGGAACGCATGAGTGCGGGCGCAAAGTCTCGACGTGTTCTCACCGACGATCAAGAGGCGACCGTCCTGAGCCTTGTTCGCTCGGGGATGACGGTATCAGCCGCAGCAGTATGCGCCGGGGTTTCCTATGTTGCCGCGAAAGGTGCGACGAAGCGCGCGCAGGTATCAACAAAAGACGCTGCTAACGAGGCGCGGCGGGCGAGGTTTGATGTTGATCTGGCCATCGCACTTTGGCGTTCCGGCTTGAGTCTGAAAGAAGTTGGTGACAAATTTGGCGTCAGCAGTGCAACAGTAAATCGCTACATCAGAAAAGGTGGCGTTGGCGCTGAAGAGATTGCGAACAGGAAGGGGTGCAAGCTGTGA